The following are from one region of the Streptomyces fradiae genome:
- a CDS encoding maleylpyruvate isomerase family mycothiol-dependent enzyme, with product MTSTSTGIDRTSTGAGVRTFTDARRWAVIGAELTFEAVAGLDDAGYAAPSALPGWTRAHVAAHVAANAEALSNLVHWAATGEPTPMYASPEERAAGIERGRALPAARLTAWLRRSADALEASMDELTDGQWRHEVVTAQGRTVPATELPWMRSREVCVHAVDLATGVTFADLPGDFLVALCDDVAAKRAAAPGPAVTLRAGAIGAGWELPGEGEPVLVTGELHDITAYLTGRAAGPRAADGSPAPALGAWL from the coding sequence ATGACGAGCACCAGCACTGGTATCGACCGTACGAGCACCGGCGCCGGCGTCCGGACCTTCACCGACGCCCGCCGCTGGGCCGTCATCGGCGCCGAGCTGACCTTCGAGGCCGTCGCCGGACTCGACGACGCCGGCTACGCGGCACCCAGCGCCCTGCCCGGCTGGACCCGCGCCCACGTCGCCGCGCACGTCGCCGCCAACGCCGAGGCCCTGTCCAACCTGGTCCACTGGGCCGCCACCGGCGAACCCACCCCGATGTACGCCTCGCCCGAGGAACGCGCCGCCGGCATCGAACGCGGCCGCGCCCTGCCGGCCGCCCGGCTGACCGCCTGGCTGCGCCGCTCGGCGGACGCCCTGGAGGCGTCGATGGACGAGCTCACCGACGGACAGTGGCGGCACGAGGTCGTCACCGCCCAGGGCCGTACCGTCCCCGCCACCGAACTGCCCTGGATGCGCTCCCGCGAGGTCTGCGTCCACGCCGTCGACCTGGCGACCGGCGTCACCTTCGCCGACCTGCCGGGCGACTTCCTCGTCGCCCTGTGCGACGACGTCGCCGCCAAGCGCGCCGCCGCCCCCGGCCCGGCCGTGACCCTGCGGGCCGGGGCCATCGGCGCCGGCTGGGAGCTGCCGGGCGAGGGCGAGCCCGTCCTGGTCACCGGCGAACTCCACGACATCACCGCCTACCTCACCGGACGGGCCGCCGGCCCGCGCGCCGCCGACGGCTCACCCGCCCCCGCGCTCGGCGCCTGGCTCTGA
- a CDS encoding fumarylacetoacetate hydrolase family protein — protein MKLATLRTPDGTRAVRLDGDVHVDLGHADLGELFAQPDWRAQAAAAAGPTYPVAGADFAPVVPNPSKVVCVGHNYTNHIKEMGRELPDYPTLFPKFAETLIGAGDAIVKPAETDALDWEVELAVVIGEQVRRADDQQAADAIAGFTVMNDISVRDWQFRTIEWTQGKIWEASTPVGPYVVTPDEVGGVRPALKVRTAVDGQVMQQDDTGTLLFDPVFLVKYISTVITLRPGDIIATGTPAGVGNARDPKVFLLPGQTVVTEIDGLGACTNQVVAG, from the coding sequence ATGAAGCTCGCCACCCTCCGCACCCCCGACGGCACCCGGGCGGTCCGCCTCGACGGCGACGTCCACGTCGACCTCGGCCACGCCGACCTGGGCGAGCTGTTCGCCCAGCCCGACTGGCGGGCGCAGGCCGCCGCCGCGGCCGGCCCCACGTACCCCGTCGCCGGCGCAGACTTCGCCCCGGTCGTCCCGAACCCCTCCAAGGTCGTCTGCGTCGGCCACAACTACACCAACCACATCAAGGAGATGGGCCGGGAGCTCCCCGATTACCCGACCCTCTTCCCGAAGTTCGCCGAGACCCTGATCGGCGCCGGCGACGCCATCGTCAAGCCCGCCGAGACCGACGCCCTCGACTGGGAGGTCGAACTGGCCGTCGTCATCGGCGAGCAGGTGCGCCGCGCCGACGACCAGCAGGCCGCCGACGCCATCGCCGGCTTCACCGTCATGAACGACATCTCGGTCCGCGACTGGCAGTTCCGCACCATCGAGTGGACCCAGGGCAAGATCTGGGAGGCCTCCACCCCGGTCGGCCCGTACGTCGTCACCCCCGACGAGGTCGGCGGCGTCCGCCCCGCCCTCAAGGTCCGCACGGCCGTCGACGGGCAGGTCATGCAGCAGGACGACACCGGCACCCTGCTCTTCGACCCGGTCTTCCTCGTGAAGTACATCTCCACCGTCATCACCCTGCGCCCCGGCGACATCATCGCCACCGGCACCCCGGCCGGCGTAGGCAACGCCCGCGACCCCAAGGTCTTCCTGCTCCCCGGCCAGACCGTGGTCACCGAGATCGACGGCCTCGGCGCCTGCACCAACCAGGTGGTCGCGGGATGA